Proteins from a genomic interval of Diospyros lotus cultivar Yz01 chromosome 6, ASM1463336v1, whole genome shotgun sequence:
- the LOC127804260 gene encoding trihelix transcription factor DF1-like isoform X1, whose translation MPEASGLLENSAAGEGGGGAAAAPINLQNEEGGGDGGEEDRVVRGEEGDRNFAGNRWPREETLALLKLRSDMDLVFRDSTVKAPLWEEVSRKMAELGFHRNAKKCKEKFENISKYHKRTKECRSSRQNGKHYRFFEQLELLDSQTSSLPSPSQNKIQPRPSETTMPMGMAATATATVTIKPSSFTQDDTIPCSVRNSSAEFVMSTSTSTTSSSGKQSEGSGKKKRKLGDFFETLMKEVLDRQETLQKKFVEALERSEKDRMAREEAWRKQQLERIKREQEMLAQERAVAAARDAAVIAFLQKVSEQTSRGRLSEPPTPTPTPTPLPISTPSEKATDNQENGIADNSPQVSSSRWPKSEVEALIKLRTNLDLQYQDNGPKGPLWEEISSSMKKFGYNRSAKRCKEKWENINKYYKRVKESNRKRPEDSKTCPYFQMLESVYEQKSKKIDNSYASGSNLKPEQILMQLMNQQPQEQQQQEQQQQHNLKTVTADGENENIDQNQEDDGDDGDDEDDDNGSDYQIVANSTCSLANME comes from the exons ATGCCCGAGGCTTCTGGGTTGCTGGAAAATTCTGCTGCCGGTGAAGGCGGTGGGGGCGCCGCCGCTGCGCCTATCAATCTGCAGAATGAGGAAGGCGGCGGCGATGGAGGGGAAGAAGATAGAGTTGTTAGAGGGGAAGAGGGCGACCGGAATTTCGCCGGGAACCGGTGGCCTCGGGAGGAAACTTTAGCTCTGCTGAAGCTAAGGTCCGATATGGACCTTGTATTTCGGGACTCCACTGTCAAAGCTCCTCTCTGGGAAGAGGTTTCGAG GAAAATGGCCGAGCTTGGGTTCCATCGAAATGCCAAAAAGTGCAAAGAGAAGTTCGAAAACATCTCCAAGTACCACAAAAGAACCAAAGAATGCCGGTCCAGCCGACAAAATGGCAAGCACTACCGTTTTTTTGAGCAATTAGAGCTGTTAGATAGTCAAACATCCTCACTTCCATCGCCTTCCCAAAACAAAATCCAGCCACGCCCATCGGAAACTACTATGCCGATGGGAATGGCAGCTACGGCCACGGCCACCGTGACAATAAAGCCCTCAAGTTTTACCCAAGACGATACGATTCCTTGTTCGGTGAGAAACTCGAGTGCGGAGTTTGTGATGTCGACATCTACATCAACTACATCCTCTTCAGGGAAGCAATCCGAGGGCAGTggcaagaagaagaggaaattgGGGGATTTTTTTGAGACACTGATGAAGGAGGTGCTAGACAGGCAAGAGACTTTACAGAAGAAGTTTGTAGAGGCGCTTGAAAGAAGTGAGAAAGATCGGATGGCGAGAGAAGAAGCGTGGAGAAAGCAACAATTGGAAAGAATAAAGAGAGAACAGGAGATGCTGGCACAGGAAAGAGCCGTTGCTGCTGCTAGAGATGCAGCGGTGATTGCATTCCTGCAAAAGGTTTCTGAGCAAACAAGCCGTGGAAGATTGTCCGAACCCCCGaccccaaccccaaccccaacTCCACTTCCAATTTCAACTCCATCTGAGAAAGCCACTGACAATCAAGAGAATGGCATTGCTGATAATTCTCCTCAGGTGAGCTCTTCACGGTGGCCTAAATCCGAAGTTGAAGCCTTGATTAAGCTCAGGACTAATCTTGACTTGCAATACCAAGACAATGGGCCTAAGGGGCCTCTGTGGGAGGAGATTTCATCTTCCATGAAGAAGTTTGGATACAATCGTAGTGCGAAGAGGTGCAAAGAGAAGTGGGAGAACATCAACAAGTACTACAAGAGGGTGAAAGAAAGCAACAGGAAAAGGCCTGAAGATTCAAAGACATGTCCCTACTTCCAAATGCTCGAGTCTGTCTACGAACAGAAGTCCAAGAAGATCGACAATTCCTACGCTTCTGGTTCGAACCTGAAGCCCGAGCAAATTCTAATGCAACTGATGAACCAGCAGCCACAAGAACAGCAGCAGcaggagcagcagcagcaacacaATCTCAAGACAGTAACGGCAGACggtgaaaatgaaaacattgATCAAAATCAAGAAGATGATGGGGATGACGGGGATGACGAAGATGATGACAATGGGAGTGATTATCAAATTGTTGCCAATAGCACTTGTTCCTTGGCAAACATGGAGTAA
- the LOC127804260 gene encoding trihelix transcription factor DF1-like isoform X2, with the protein MAELGFHRNAKKCKEKFENISKYHKRTKECRSSRQNGKHYRFFEQLELLDSQTSSLPSPSQNKIQPRPSETTMPMGMAATATATVTIKPSSFTQDDTIPCSVRNSSAEFVMSTSTSTTSSSGKQSEGSGKKKRKLGDFFETLMKEVLDRQETLQKKFVEALERSEKDRMAREEAWRKQQLERIKREQEMLAQERAVAAARDAAVIAFLQKVSEQTSRGRLSEPPTPTPTPTPLPISTPSEKATDNQENGIADNSPQVSSSRWPKSEVEALIKLRTNLDLQYQDNGPKGPLWEEISSSMKKFGYNRSAKRCKEKWENINKYYKRVKESNRKRPEDSKTCPYFQMLESVYEQKSKKIDNSYASGSNLKPEQILMQLMNQQPQEQQQQEQQQQHNLKTVTADGENENIDQNQEDDGDDGDDEDDDNGSDYQIVANSTCSLANME; encoded by the coding sequence ATGGCCGAGCTTGGGTTCCATCGAAATGCCAAAAAGTGCAAAGAGAAGTTCGAAAACATCTCCAAGTACCACAAAAGAACCAAAGAATGCCGGTCCAGCCGACAAAATGGCAAGCACTACCGTTTTTTTGAGCAATTAGAGCTGTTAGATAGTCAAACATCCTCACTTCCATCGCCTTCCCAAAACAAAATCCAGCCACGCCCATCGGAAACTACTATGCCGATGGGAATGGCAGCTACGGCCACGGCCACCGTGACAATAAAGCCCTCAAGTTTTACCCAAGACGATACGATTCCTTGTTCGGTGAGAAACTCGAGTGCGGAGTTTGTGATGTCGACATCTACATCAACTACATCCTCTTCAGGGAAGCAATCCGAGGGCAGTggcaagaagaagaggaaattgGGGGATTTTTTTGAGACACTGATGAAGGAGGTGCTAGACAGGCAAGAGACTTTACAGAAGAAGTTTGTAGAGGCGCTTGAAAGAAGTGAGAAAGATCGGATGGCGAGAGAAGAAGCGTGGAGAAAGCAACAATTGGAAAGAATAAAGAGAGAACAGGAGATGCTGGCACAGGAAAGAGCCGTTGCTGCTGCTAGAGATGCAGCGGTGATTGCATTCCTGCAAAAGGTTTCTGAGCAAACAAGCCGTGGAAGATTGTCCGAACCCCCGaccccaaccccaaccccaacTCCACTTCCAATTTCAACTCCATCTGAGAAAGCCACTGACAATCAAGAGAATGGCATTGCTGATAATTCTCCTCAGGTGAGCTCTTCACGGTGGCCTAAATCCGAAGTTGAAGCCTTGATTAAGCTCAGGACTAATCTTGACTTGCAATACCAAGACAATGGGCCTAAGGGGCCTCTGTGGGAGGAGATTTCATCTTCCATGAAGAAGTTTGGATACAATCGTAGTGCGAAGAGGTGCAAAGAGAAGTGGGAGAACATCAACAAGTACTACAAGAGGGTGAAAGAAAGCAACAGGAAAAGGCCTGAAGATTCAAAGACATGTCCCTACTTCCAAATGCTCGAGTCTGTCTACGAACAGAAGTCCAAGAAGATCGACAATTCCTACGCTTCTGGTTCGAACCTGAAGCCCGAGCAAATTCTAATGCAACTGATGAACCAGCAGCCACAAGAACAGCAGCAGcaggagcagcagcagcaacacaATCTCAAGACAGTAACGGCAGACggtgaaaatgaaaacattgATCAAAATCAAGAAGATGATGGGGATGACGGGGATGACGAAGATGATGACAATGGGAGTGATTATCAAATTGTTGCCAATAGCACTTGTTCCTTGGCAAACATGGAGTAA